One window from the genome of Amycolatopsis sp. NBC_01480 encodes:
- a CDS encoding succinate dehydrogenase hydrophobic membrane anchor subunit, with the protein MADSLIIEKPRAPKRPAARRSNFELYSWLFMRISGLALIILVLGHLLIMNILDGGVHRINWGFVAGRWASPFWQFWDLAMLWLAEIHGGNGLRTIIDDYARKDSTRFWLKILLYVSMALILAVGTMVIFTFDPEMPAS; encoded by the coding sequence ATGGCCGACTCGCTCATCATCGAGAAGCCGCGCGCGCCCAAGCGCCCGGCCGCCCGCCGCAGCAACTTCGAGCTGTACAGCTGGCTGTTCATGCGGATCTCCGGCCTCGCGCTGATCATCCTGGTGCTCGGCCACCTGCTGATCATGAACATCCTCGACGGCGGGGTGCACCGGATCAACTGGGGCTTCGTCGCCGGCCGCTGGGCCTCGCCGTTCTGGCAGTTCTGGGACCTGGCGATGCTGTGGCTCGCGGAGATCCACGGCGGCAACGGCCTGCGCACGATCATCGACGACTACGCCCGCAAGGACTCGACGCGGTTCTGGCTGAAGATCCTGCTGTACGTCTCGATGGCGCTGATCCTGGCCGTCGGCACCATGGTGATCTTCACGTTCGACCCCGAGATGCCCGCCAGCTGA
- the sdhC gene encoding succinate dehydrogenase, cytochrome b556 subunit, whose product MSTTASPATEAGASDRAGASRRQGSFYRGDPGMWSWVLHRITGVLTFFFLFVHVLDTALVRVSPNTYDQVIETYKTPLVNLLEVGLVGAVLFHALNGIRVMLVDFWAKGPKFQKTMLWVIGVVWVVVMIPGAFFMLKRTVETLFGGN is encoded by the coding sequence ATGTCCACCACGGCGAGCCCTGCCACAGAGGCGGGAGCGAGCGATCGGGCGGGTGCCTCACGCCGTCAGGGATCCTTCTACCGGGGCGACCCGGGCATGTGGTCCTGGGTGCTGCACCGCATCACCGGCGTGCTGACATTCTTCTTCCTGTTCGTCCACGTGCTCGACACCGCGCTGGTGCGCGTGTCGCCGAACACGTACGACCAGGTGATCGAGACGTACAAGACCCCGCTGGTGAACCTGCTGGAGGTCGGCCTCGTCGGCGCGGTGCTCTTCCACGCGCTCAACGGCATCCGGGTCATGCTGGTCGACTTCTGGGCGAAGGGCCCGAAGTTCCAGAAGACGATGCTGTGGGTGATCGGCGTCGTCTGGGTCGTCGTGATGATTCCCGGTGCGTTCTTCATGCTCAAGCGCACGGTCGAGACGCTCTTCGGGGGTAACTGA
- a CDS encoding BMP family lipoprotein: MRGTALAAVTMAGVLTLAGCAKDTGNSSNNASGSTGNSGSSCVTAPKPPVAPAAATSSSASEGKVDASKLKIGLAFDVGGRGDASFNDAAAAGTDKAKADLGVTQVSESTASASEAESAKQQRLEQMAADGLNPIIAVGFAYAPSVAAVAPKHPGTKFAIVDDDSINQPNVTPLVFAEEQGSFLAGVAAVYKSKSCHIGFVGGVNTPLIQKFEAGYIQGAKAVSDKVKIEDEYLSPAGDFSGFQDPAKGNVKAAAEIAKGADVVYHAAGASGKGVFDAAKAGNALAIGVDSDQYNQKTVAADKDIIITSMIKRVDVAVFNYIQAVAKGDLSVLPKRFDLKVDGVGYATSGGKIDDIKDVLDGYKAQIIDGTIKVSDKPAK, from the coding sequence ATGCGTGGAACCGCGCTGGCCGCCGTGACCATGGCCGGGGTGCTGACCCTGGCCGGTTGCGCGAAGGACACCGGGAACAGCAGTAACAACGCCTCGGGCTCGACCGGCAACTCCGGCTCGAGCTGCGTGACCGCGCCGAAGCCGCCCGTCGCCCCCGCGGCGGCGACGAGCAGCAGCGCCTCGGAAGGGAAGGTCGACGCGAGCAAGCTCAAGATCGGCCTGGCCTTCGACGTCGGCGGCCGTGGTGACGCCTCGTTCAACGACGCGGCCGCGGCCGGCACCGACAAGGCGAAGGCCGACCTCGGCGTGACGCAGGTCAGCGAGAGCACGGCCAGCGCCAGCGAGGCCGAATCCGCGAAGCAGCAGCGTCTCGAGCAGATGGCCGCGGACGGCCTGAACCCGATTATCGCGGTCGGGTTCGCGTACGCCCCCTCCGTCGCCGCTGTCGCGCCGAAGCACCCGGGCACCAAGTTCGCGATCGTCGACGACGACTCGATCAACCAGCCGAACGTGACCCCGCTGGTCTTCGCCGAGGAGCAGGGTTCGTTCCTGGCCGGCGTCGCCGCGGTCTACAAGAGCAAGAGCTGCCACATCGGTTTCGTCGGCGGCGTCAACACCCCGCTGATCCAGAAGTTCGAGGCCGGCTACATCCAGGGCGCGAAGGCCGTTTCGGACAAGGTCAAGATCGAGGACGAGTACCTGTCCCCGGCCGGTGACTTCTCCGGGTTCCAGGACCCGGCCAAGGGCAACGTGAAGGCCGCGGCCGAGATCGCCAAGGGCGCGGACGTCGTCTACCACGCCGCCGGCGCCTCCGGTAAGGGCGTGTTCGACGCCGCCAAGGCGGGCAACGCGCTGGCCATCGGCGTCGACTCCGACCAGTACAACCAGAAGACCGTCGCCGCGGACAAGGACATCATCATCACCTCGATGATCAAGCGCGTCGACGTCGCCGTCTTCAACTACATCCAGGCGGTCGCCAAGGGTGACCTGAGCGTGCTGCCGAAGCGTTTCGACCTGAAGGTCGACGGCGTCGGCTACGCCACCTCGGGCGGCAAGATCGACGACATCAAGGACGTGCTCGACGGGTACAAGGCCCAGATCATCGACGGCACGATCAAGGTTTCGGACAAACCGGCTAAGTAG
- a CDS encoding ABC transporter ATP-binding protein: MSTAEAEAVPDRGVAAVQLTGITKRFPGVVANSDVNLTVAPGEVHALCGENGAGKSTLMKILYGMQQPDEGTIAINGTEVKLRNPQDAIEAGIGMVHQHFMLADNLTVGENVFLGAESLHGIGRAARARLAKLAEQTGLHAKPETLLEELGVADRQRVEIVKVLYRGAKIIILDEPTAVLVPQEVDALFATVRGMQADGYTFLFISHKLDEVRAIADTVTVIRRGTTVGTADPKTITSRQLAEMMVGSELPSPETRESTVTDRDILRLRGLRLAAEGSERNLLDDISFTVHAGEVLGIAGVEGNGQTELVETIMGMRKANGGHIELVSADGEARDLVKAGTLARREAGIGYIAEDRTRHSLLLTQPLWVNRILGYQTRKPVSNGQLLDIAGARADTERIVREYDVRTPGIDVPAAALSGGNQQKLIVGRELSGNPVLLIASHPTRGVDVGAQAMIWEQIRQARADGLAVLLISADLDELIGLSDTIRVMLRGRLVSEANPATVTPQELGSAMTGAEEGEEEL; the protein is encoded by the coding sequence ATGAGCACCGCAGAGGCCGAAGCCGTCCCGGACCGGGGCGTGGCGGCCGTCCAGCTGACCGGGATCACCAAGCGCTTCCCGGGTGTGGTCGCGAACTCCGACGTCAACCTGACCGTGGCACCGGGCGAGGTCCACGCCCTGTGCGGTGAGAACGGCGCCGGCAAGTCGACCCTGATGAAGATCCTCTACGGGATGCAGCAGCCCGACGAGGGCACCATCGCGATCAACGGCACCGAGGTGAAGCTGCGCAACCCGCAGGACGCCATCGAGGCCGGGATCGGCATGGTGCACCAGCACTTCATGCTGGCCGACAACCTCACCGTCGGCGAGAACGTGTTCCTCGGCGCCGAGTCCCTGCACGGCATCGGCCGTGCGGCCCGGGCCCGGCTGGCGAAGCTGGCCGAGCAGACCGGCCTGCACGCCAAGCCCGAGACGCTGCTGGAGGAGCTCGGCGTCGCCGACCGCCAGCGCGTCGAGATCGTGAAGGTGCTCTACCGCGGCGCGAAGATCATCATCCTCGACGAGCCGACCGCCGTGCTCGTGCCGCAGGAGGTGGACGCGCTGTTCGCCACCGTCCGCGGGATGCAGGCTGACGGCTACACCTTCCTGTTCATCTCGCACAAGCTCGACGAGGTGCGCGCGATCGCCGACACCGTCACGGTGATCCGGCGCGGCACCACGGTCGGCACGGCCGATCCGAAGACCATCACCAGCCGCCAGCTGGCGGAGATGATGGTCGGCTCGGAGCTGCCCAGCCCGGAGACCCGCGAGTCGACGGTGACCGATCGCGACATCCTGCGCCTGCGCGGACTGCGGCTCGCCGCGGAGGGCTCCGAGCGGAACCTGCTGGACGACATCTCCTTCACCGTGCACGCGGGTGAGGTGCTCGGCATCGCCGGCGTCGAGGGCAACGGCCAGACTGAGCTCGTCGAGACGATCATGGGGATGCGCAAGGCCAACGGCGGGCACATCGAGCTGGTGTCGGCCGACGGCGAGGCCCGCGACCTGGTGAAGGCCGGCACGCTGGCGCGGCGCGAGGCGGGCATCGGCTACATCGCCGAGGACCGCACGCGGCACAGCCTGCTGCTCACGCAACCGTTGTGGGTCAACCGGATCCTCGGCTACCAGACGCGCAAGCCGGTCTCGAACGGGCAGCTGCTCGACATCGCCGGCGCGCGCGCCGACACCGAGCGCATCGTGCGCGAGTACGACGTGCGCACGCCCGGCATCGACGTGCCGGCCGCCGCGCTTTCGGGCGGCAACCAGCAGAAGCTGATCGTCGGCCGGGAGCTGTCCGGCAATCCCGTGCTGCTGATCGCTTCGCACCCGACGCGCGGTGTTGACGTCGGCGCGCAGGCGATGATCTGGGAGCAGATCCGCCAGGCCCGCGCCGACGGGCTCGCGGTGCTGCTGATCTCCGCGGACCTCGACGAGCTGATCGGGCTGTCCGACACCATCCGCGTCATGCTGCGCGGCCGTCTGGTGAGCGAGGCGAACCCCGCCACCGTGACCCCGCAGGAACTCGGCTCCGCCATGACCGGCGCCGAAGAAGGTGAAGAAGAGCTATGA
- a CDS encoding ABC transporter permease, producing the protein MSSWRTRLLPPLLAIVFALLLSAIALIISGADPLEAYGTMVSQLFKGSTAVDTVNLATVYYLSGLAVAIGFQMNLFNIGVEGQYRFAAVVAAIIGGALQLPPVIHTIVILLVAIVSGALYAAVPAVLKVTRGVSEVISTIMLNSIVAGIIAFLINADQFGVQTGNNIGTRVIPPSGRIPGIPLGSGTLFGFVIIAAVIGVAYWFMLNRTRFGFELKASGESTTAAAAGGVNAKKMTLIAMILSGAVAGLVAMPELLGRDYSYGITSTQMYGFTGIAVALLGRNNPGGIALGALLWAFLDTSAVSLEQINVSKEIATIMQGIIVLSVVVAYEVVRRADLAAEQRRVGRALAGNGRKGSSVAEGGAV; encoded by the coding sequence ATGAGTTCGTGGCGCACGCGGCTGCTGCCGCCTCTGCTGGCGATCGTCTTCGCCCTGCTGCTCTCGGCGATCGCGCTCATCATTTCCGGCGCCGACCCGCTCGAGGCGTACGGCACGATGGTCAGCCAGCTGTTCAAGGGCTCCACCGCCGTCGACACGGTCAACCTGGCCACGGTCTACTACCTGTCCGGGCTCGCGGTGGCCATCGGCTTCCAGATGAACCTGTTCAACATCGGCGTCGAGGGCCAGTACCGGTTCGCGGCGGTGGTCGCGGCGATCATCGGCGGCGCGCTGCAGCTGCCGCCGGTCATCCACACCATCGTGATCCTGCTGGTGGCCATCGTGTCCGGCGCGCTGTACGCGGCGGTGCCGGCGGTGCTGAAGGTGACCCGCGGGGTCAGCGAGGTCATCTCGACGATCATGCTGAACTCGATCGTCGCCGGGATCATCGCCTTCCTGATCAACGCCGACCAGTTCGGCGTGCAGACCGGCAACAACATCGGCACCCGCGTGATCCCGCCGTCGGGCCGGATCCCGGGCATCCCGCTCGGCTCGGGGACGCTGTTCGGCTTCGTGATCATCGCGGCGGTCATCGGCGTCGCGTACTGGTTCATGCTCAACCGGACGCGGTTCGGCTTCGAGCTCAAGGCCAGCGGCGAGTCCACGACCGCGGCGGCCGCGGGCGGCGTCAACGCGAAGAAGATGACGCTGATCGCGATGATCCTCTCCGGCGCGGTGGCCGGGCTGGTCGCCATGCCGGAGCTGCTCGGCCGGGACTACAGCTACGGCATCACGTCCACGCAGATGTACGGCTTCACGGGCATCGCGGTGGCGCTGCTCGGCCGCAACAACCCGGGCGGGATCGCGCTCGGCGCGCTGCTCTGGGCGTTCCTCGACACCTCGGCGGTTTCGCTGGAGCAGATCAACGTGTCCAAGGAGATCGCGACCATCATGCAGGGCATCATCGTGCTGTCGGTCGTCGTGGCGTACGAGGTCGTGCGGCGCGCGGACCTGGCCGCCGAGCAACGCCGGGTGGGCCGGGCGCTGGCCGGCAACGGGCGCAAGGGTTCCTCGGTCGCGGAAGGCGGTGCGGTGTGA
- a CDS encoding ABC transporter permease, giving the protein MPTRRRIPRIPGWARGVIWAVVAIVVMSTASYSTGVAALTSSNTASTALRLALPILLCALGGLWAERAGVVNIGLEGMMILGTWGAAWGAYNGGVWAGLLAAIAFGALGGLLHAVATVTFNVNHIVSGVAINLLGLGVAKYLANLIFAPISGNPRQSPPVPKFDTYSASGLSDWLGSLENEQRVGISDVAGILRGLVTGVAPLTMIAILLVPISYYLLWRTRFGLRLRSCGENPVAAESLGVNVYRHKYVAMLISGGFAGMGGASLVLLKGGADYLENQTNGRGYIGLAAMIFGNWRPGGLLGGAALFGYADGLQLAGGGEAVLALLYGSVILLGVIVVVQLFRRRWLAAGLGVVGAGILYAIYWTNDTLPSDLIPYTAHFVTLIVLAVASQRLRPPKADGQPYRRGEGD; this is encoded by the coding sequence ATGCCGACGCGCCGCCGCATTCCCCGGATTCCCGGCTGGGCGCGGGGCGTGATCTGGGCGGTCGTCGCGATCGTGGTCATGTCGACCGCGTCGTACTCGACCGGGGTCGCGGCGCTGACGTCCAGCAACACGGCGTCGACCGCGTTGCGGCTCGCGCTGCCGATCCTGCTGTGCGCGCTGGGCGGGCTGTGGGCCGAGCGCGCGGGCGTGGTCAACATCGGTCTCGAGGGCATGATGATCCTCGGCACCTGGGGTGCGGCCTGGGGCGCGTACAACGGCGGTGTGTGGGCCGGCCTGCTCGCGGCGATCGCGTTCGGCGCGCTCGGCGGCCTGCTGCACGCGGTGGCGACGGTGACGTTCAACGTCAACCACATCGTCTCCGGCGTCGCGATCAACCTGCTCGGCCTCGGCGTCGCGAAGTACCTGGCGAACCTGATCTTCGCGCCGATCTCCGGCAACCCCCGGCAGTCGCCGCCGGTGCCGAAGTTCGACACCTACTCGGCGTCGGGCCTGTCCGACTGGCTGGGCTCACTGGAGAACGAGCAACGCGTCGGGATCTCCGACGTCGCGGGCATCCTGCGCGGCCTGGTCACCGGCGTCGCGCCGCTGACCATGATCGCGATCCTGCTGGTGCCGATCAGCTACTACCTGCTCTGGCGCACGCGGTTCGGCCTGCGGCTGCGCTCCTGCGGGGAGAACCCGGTCGCGGCCGAGTCGCTGGGCGTGAACGTCTACCGGCACAAGTACGTCGCGATGCTGATCTCGGGCGGTTTCGCCGGCATGGGCGGCGCTTCGCTGGTGCTGCTCAAGGGCGGCGCGGACTACCTGGAGAACCAGACCAACGGCCGCGGTTACATCGGCCTGGCCGCGATGATCTTCGGCAACTGGCGGCCCGGCGGGCTGCTCGGCGGCGCCGCGCTGTTCGGTTACGCCGACGGCCTGCAGCTGGCCGGTGGCGGCGAAGCGGTGCTCGCGCTGCTGTACGGCTCGGTGATCCTGCTGGGCGTCATCGTGGTGGTGCAGTTGTTCCGGCGGCGCTGGCTGGCGGCCGGGCTCGGCGTCGTCGGCGCCGGGATCCTGTACGCGATCTACTGGACGAACGACACGCTGCCCAGCGACCTGATCCCGTACACGGCGCACTTCGTGACGCTGATCGTGCTGGCCGTGGCCTCGCAACGACTACGGCCGCCGAAGGCCGACGGGCAGCCGTACCGGCGGGGTGAAGGCGACTGA
- a CDS encoding cytidine deaminase: MTVSTVDWDALRAAAVSAAGHAYAPYSGLHVGVAGIVDDGRQVTGCNVENASYGLGLCAECTMAGQLRLSGGGRLVAVACRSGEGELLMPCGRCRQILFELGGSTCLVDTPRGVLPMSEVLPDAFGPDDLP, encoded by the coding sequence ATGACTGTGTCTACTGTGGACTGGGACGCGCTGCGGGCCGCAGCGGTTTCCGCTGCCGGGCACGCGTACGCGCCGTACTCGGGCCTGCACGTCGGCGTCGCGGGCATCGTGGACGACGGCCGCCAGGTGACCGGCTGCAACGTCGAGAACGCCTCGTACGGTCTCGGCCTGTGCGCGGAGTGCACGATGGCGGGCCAGCTGCGGCTCTCGGGCGGCGGCCGGCTCGTGGCCGTCGCGTGCCGCAGCGGCGAGGGCGAGCTGCTGATGCCGTGCGGCCGCTGCCGGCAGATCCTGTTCGAGCTGGGCGGTTCGACGTGCCTGGTGGACACCCCGCGGGGTGTGCTGCCGATGTCGGAGGTCTTGCCGGACGCCTTCGGACCGGACGACCTGCCATGA
- a CDS encoding thymidine phosphorylase, with amino-acid sequence MTFAAVDVIRTKRDGGRLSDEQIDWVVDGYTHGVVAEEQMAALAMAIFLRGMDSGEISRWTGAMIESGSRLSLDVSRPTVDKHSTGGVGDKITLPLAPLVAACGAAVPQLSGRGLGHTGGTLDKLESIPGWRAALSLDEIAAQLDSVGAVVCAATEGLAPADKKLYALRDVTSTVESIPLIASSIMSKKIAEGASGLVLDVKAGSGAFMKTVGDARALARTLVDIGTAHGVATVALITDMNVPLGRAVGNAVEVAEAVEVLKGGGPADVVSLTVSLAREMLALAGLSSVDPAAVLASGAAYETWCRMIAAQGGDPSAALPEPSHVHVVKAPSSGVLASLDAYAVGVAAWRLGAGRARKEDPVQASAGILCLAKPGERVSAGDPLLELHTDTPDAVPSALAALEGAYTVADSAPGAGPIVLDTVRP; translated from the coding sequence ATGACGTTTGCGGCGGTGGACGTCATCCGCACCAAGCGTGACGGCGGGCGGCTGAGCGACGAGCAGATCGACTGGGTTGTCGACGGCTACACGCACGGGGTCGTCGCGGAGGAGCAGATGGCCGCGCTGGCCATGGCGATCTTCTTGCGCGGCATGGACTCCGGCGAGATCTCGCGCTGGACCGGCGCGATGATCGAGTCGGGCTCGCGGCTGTCGCTGGACGTCTCGCGCCCGACCGTGGACAAGCATTCGACGGGCGGGGTCGGCGACAAGATCACGCTGCCGCTGGCGCCGCTGGTCGCCGCGTGCGGGGCCGCGGTACCGCAGCTGTCCGGCCGCGGCCTCGGCCACACCGGCGGGACGCTGGACAAGCTGGAGTCGATCCCGGGCTGGCGGGCCGCGCTGTCGCTGGACGAGATCGCGGCGCAGCTCGACTCCGTCGGCGCGGTGGTCTGCGCGGCGACCGAAGGGCTCGCGCCGGCGGACAAGAAGCTGTACGCGCTGCGGGACGTGACGAGCACCGTCGAGTCCATCCCGTTGATCGCCAGCTCGATCATGAGCAAGAAGATCGCCGAGGGCGCGTCCGGGCTGGTCCTGGACGTCAAGGCGGGCTCCGGGGCGTTCATGAAGACGGTCGGCGACGCCCGGGCGCTGGCCCGGACGCTGGTGGACATCGGCACCGCGCACGGCGTCGCCACGGTCGCGCTGATCACGGACATGAACGTGCCGCTGGGCCGCGCGGTCGGCAACGCGGTCGAGGTGGCCGAGGCGGTCGAGGTGCTCAAGGGCGGCGGCCCGGCCGACGTCGTCTCGCTGACGGTTTCGCTGGCCCGCGAGATGCTCGCGCTGGCCGGGCTGTCCTCAGTGGACCCGGCGGCGGTGCTCGCCTCGGGTGCGGCGTACGAGACGTGGTGCCGGATGATCGCGGCCCAGGGCGGCGACCCGTCGGCGGCGCTGCCCGAGCCTTCGCACGTTCACGTGGTCAAGGCGCCTTCTTCAGGCGTGCTGGCCTCGCTGGACGCGTACGCGGTCGGAGTGGCGGCCTGGCGCCTCGGCGCGGGACGGGCGCGCAAGGAGGACCCGGTCCAGGCGAGCGCGGGCATCCTGTGCCTGGCCAAGCCGGGCGAGCGGGTCTCGGCCGGCGACCCGTTGCTGGAACTGCACACCGACACGCCCGACGCGGTTCCGTCCGCGCTGGCGGCGCTGGAAGGCGCGTACACGGTGGCCGACTCGGCGCCCGGTGCCGGGCCCATCGTGCTGGACACGGTTCGTCCCTGA
- a CDS encoding PA containing protein, producing MTTDNQIAAPSFDRMRNMLVRAAEVRESEQQQIFDALDDIYARLAPVDSLGAVRKRLSEMPDRTEVGVLAERLDEAMTRLEAQDNAIAAITHAVESIVDKLAKPFAQLDGRLDGVAARFEGVAGRMDGLEDKLQNIHRRIDELGGHLDKQDAKLESIPQSVLGPVRERVESAEAALRERIDTADHELRSRVDELDRATKERIGAGTEALKTALTETGEMIDSSDRLENLGNRLETVTQRLDDLGNRLDKVEDGFVSQLGDLDGALKSGLSKVEGTLAKQPDTDSVDSLVRRSNDESVRRIGGQLDEAMATFAELMLGGGPAVQQISPPPPAPRQPRRSSRNGRSPKAAADAKSNNGSDSEDSSSE from the coding sequence CAGATTGCCGCTCCGTCCTTCGACCGGATGCGCAACATGCTGGTGCGCGCGGCCGAAGTGCGTGAGAGCGAGCAGCAGCAGATCTTCGACGCGCTGGACGACATCTACGCCCGGCTCGCCCCGGTCGACTCGCTGGGCGCGGTCCGCAAGCGGCTGTCGGAGATGCCCGACCGCACCGAGGTCGGCGTGCTCGCCGAGCGCCTCGACGAGGCCATGACCCGCCTCGAGGCCCAGGACAACGCCATCGCGGCGATCACGCACGCGGTGGAGAGCATCGTCGACAAGCTGGCGAAGCCGTTCGCCCAGCTCGACGGCCGCCTGGACGGCGTCGCGGCCCGGTTCGAGGGCGTCGCGGGCCGGATGGACGGGCTCGAGGACAAGCTGCAGAACATCCACCGCCGGATCGACGAGCTGGGCGGGCACCTGGACAAGCAGGACGCCAAGCTCGAGTCGATCCCGCAGTCGGTGCTCGGCCCGGTGCGCGAGCGCGTCGAGTCGGCCGAGGCCGCGCTGCGCGAGCGCATCGACACCGCCGACCACGAGCTGCGCTCGCGCGTCGACGAGCTGGACCGCGCCACCAAGGAGCGGATCGGCGCCGGCACCGAGGCGCTCAAGACCGCGCTGACCGAGACCGGCGAGATGATCGACTCCTCGGACCGGCTGGAGAACCTGGGCAACCGGCTCGAGACCGTCACCCAGCGCCTCGACGACCTCGGCAACCGCCTGGACAAGGTGGAGGACGGCTTCGTCTCGCAGCTCGGCGACCTCGACGGCGCGCTCAAGAGCGGCCTGTCCAAGGTCGAGGGCACGCTGGCGAAGCAGCCGGACACCGACTCGGTGGACTCTCTGGTGCGCCGCAGCAACGACGAGTCCGTGCGCCGCATCGGCGGTCAGCTGGACGAGGCCATGGCCACCTTCGCGGAGCTGATGCTCGGCGGCGGCCCGGCCGTGCAGCAGATCTCCCCGCCGCCGCCCGCGCCGCGGCAGCCGCGTCGCAGCTCGCGCAACGGCCGCTCCCCCAAGGCCGCGGCCGACGCGAAGTCGAACAACGGCTCCGACAGCGAGGACTCCTCCTCGGAGTAG